The following proteins are encoded in a genomic region of Thermococcus pacificus:
- the cas4 gene encoding CRISPR-associated protein Cas4, whose product MTRPVPGGRAMHDNGSDGDGLLEFYASEALTCPRRIYFRLKGYPERWPEFVKVRLNQGINTHSVLGEILKKRFGFELEKHLVLRSSRLGFEIHGRIDAIGDFPIEIKGKTSLPRMPYDYHMAQLNIYMRWAEAEYGYLYYIKLHEEPTKIISKIDFSQFPIVKGPNFRAFEVPYDKHLFKETLRHFYSVKKAYEREKPPRGQYSYLCKFCPYRYLCYPGEE is encoded by the coding sequence ATGACCCGCCCCGTCCCTGGAGGGAGAGCGATGCACGACAACGGAAGCGATGGAGATGGTCTCCTGGAGTTTTACGCCAGCGAAGCCCTGACATGCCCGAGGAGGATATACTTTCGCCTGAAAGGCTATCCCGAGAGGTGGCCCGAGTTCGTGAAGGTTAGGCTAAACCAGGGCATCAACACCCACAGCGTCCTCGGTGAGATCCTTAAGAAGCGCTTCGGCTTTGAGCTTGAAAAGCACCTCGTTCTGCGCTCCAGCAGGCTCGGCTTTGAGATACACGGCAGGATAGATGCCATAGGGGACTTCCCCATCGAAATCAAGGGCAAGACCAGCCTCCCGAGGATGCCCTACGACTACCACATGGCGCAGCTGAACATCTACATGCGCTGGGCCGAGGCGGAGTACGGCTACCTTTACTACATCAAGCTCCACGAGGAACCGACGAAGATCATAAGCAAGATTGACTTCTCTCAGTTTCCCATCGTCAAGGGGCCGAACTTCAGGGCCTTTGAGGTCCCCTACGACAAGCACCTCTTCAAGGAGACGCTGAGGCATTTCTACAGCGTGAAAAAAGCCTATGAAAGGGAGAAACCGCCGAGGGGACAATACTCCTACCTCTGCAAGTTCTGTCCCTACCGGTATCTGTGCTATCCCGGTGAGGAATGA
- a CDS encoding MBL fold metallo-hydrolase, translating to MALKKLGDSVYLYPGSPSTLIRVLDGGEAVLIDPGHGKGRHKDLKREIRRLELEVKAQLATHGHADHIAVAPKISAPLFIHRFEFSVAESPLNRELLTFGSKAPKGFLVFQFPEEVKVHAVFEWGDGQFGLNAIKLNGHSPGMTGFLDEENGLIYAGDSFFGEKLIQSVGLPYLIDPELFKASLNELHNYARRGYLLIPSHGKPVGGEEATELLEFNLRRVEETESLILGLLEEPASMDELAFRIMEHYGVAITPQKLALNLVPVRAFIAELYNRGEIEAVVDRGLKWAVKRG from the coding sequence ATGGCACTCAAAAAGCTTGGAGATTCCGTTTATTTATACCCGGGAAGCCCCTCGACGCTCATCAGGGTTCTGGACGGTGGGGAAGCGGTGTTAATTGACCCCGGACACGGGAAAGGCCGACACAAAGATTTGAAAAGAGAAATTAGAAGGCTTGAACTTGAGGTCAAGGCCCAGCTGGCAACCCACGGCCACGCTGACCACATAGCCGTCGCCCCAAAGATAAGCGCGCCGCTCTTCATCCACCGCTTCGAGTTCTCGGTAGCGGAAAGCCCCCTCAACCGGGAGCTTTTAACCTTCGGCTCAAAGGCACCGAAGGGGTTCCTCGTCTTCCAGTTTCCGGAGGAGGTGAAGGTTCACGCGGTCTTTGAGTGGGGGGATGGGCAATTCGGGCTGAATGCCATCAAACTTAACGGCCACTCACCGGGGATGACCGGCTTCCTCGATGAGGAGAACGGGCTAATTTACGCTGGCGACTCATTCTTCGGAGAAAAGCTTATCCAATCCGTTGGGCTGCCCTACCTTATCGACCCCGAATTATTTAAAGCTTCACTTAATGAATTACACAATTACGCAAGGAGGGGCTACCTGCTGATCCCCTCTCACGGGAAGCCCGTTGGAGGGGAAGAAGCAACGGAGCTGCTTGAGTTTAACCTCAGGAGGGTGGAAGAAACTGAATCGCTTATTCTGGGGCTCCTTGAGGAACCTGCATCAATGGACGAGCTGGCCTTCAGAATAATGGAGCACTACGGCGTAGCCATAACCCCTCAAAAGCTCGCCCTCAACCTCGTTCCGGTGAGGGCGTTTATTGCCGAGCTGTACAACAGGGGAGAGATAGAGGCAGTCGTGGACAGGGGGCTTAAGTGGGCAGTGAAACGGGGATAG
- a CDS encoding 2,3-diphosphoglycerate synthetase, with translation MRVALVDGEHYPDVVKWALERLGDVCCAVFLGGSEKIGSLEQVKMRLGIKVYYDPSDYLSALSRALRENPGIEEVVDLSDEPVLNYEDRFRIASLCMLHGVVYRGADFEFRPRPLKKTKKPSIAIIGTGKRVGKTAVSGFVARTLKEIANPVIVTMGRGGPEEPELIKGEEFEITPEFLLKLSESGRHAASDHFEDALTSRVTTIGCRRCGGGMAGFPFFDVVDKGVELAESLPNNLILLEGSGATFPAYRADGYITVVSALQKLEFIGDYFGPFRISLADIVVITMADLTDEGKLEALKRAILDINPSADLHITAFRPRPLETVEGKRLGLVMTSETALETARRHLENLGAEVMAMSGNLSRRPALRKDLEKFRGIDAVAVELKAAAVDVVTRWALERGIEVIYLDNEPVNLDGKDLRESVLKLGRKVLSRGSAG, from the coding sequence ATGCGAGTAGCCCTCGTGGATGGGGAGCACTATCCCGACGTCGTGAAGTGGGCCCTCGAAAGGCTGGGGGATGTCTGCTGCGCCGTCTTCCTTGGTGGGAGTGAGAAGATCGGGAGTTTAGAGCAGGTAAAGATGAGATTGGGCATTAAAGTCTACTACGATCCCTCCGATTACCTGTCCGCACTCTCAAGGGCCCTGCGGGAGAACCCGGGGATAGAAGAGGTGGTCGATCTAAGCGACGAACCGGTTCTCAATTATGAGGATAGGTTTAGAATCGCATCCCTCTGCATGCTTCACGGCGTTGTCTACAGGGGTGCCGACTTTGAGTTCAGGCCGAGGCCCCTGAAAAAAACCAAGAAGCCGAGCATCGCCATAATTGGGACTGGAAAGCGAGTGGGTAAGACGGCCGTGAGCGGCTTCGTGGCGAGAACCCTGAAGGAGATCGCGAACCCCGTGATTGTAACTATGGGGCGCGGCGGGCCGGAGGAGCCCGAGCTAATAAAGGGGGAGGAATTTGAGATAACCCCCGAGTTCCTTCTCAAGCTGTCCGAAAGTGGTAGACACGCCGCCTCCGACCACTTTGAGGACGCGCTGACCTCCCGGGTAACGACGATAGGCTGCCGCCGCTGTGGAGGGGGTATGGCCGGCTTTCCGTTCTTCGATGTCGTGGACAAAGGTGTCGAGCTCGCCGAAAGTCTGCCCAACAATCTGATACTCCTGGAGGGGAGCGGTGCCACTTTCCCGGCTTACAGGGCGGACGGCTACATAACCGTTGTCAGTGCCCTCCAAAAGCTGGAATTCATAGGGGACTACTTCGGCCCGTTCAGGATTTCCCTTGCGGATATCGTGGTGATCACTATGGCCGACCTCACGGACGAGGGGAAACTGGAAGCCCTCAAAAGGGCCATCCTGGATATAAACCCCTCCGCTGACCTCCACATCACGGCCTTCAGACCGAGGCCCCTTGAAACTGTCGAGGGGAAGAGGCTGGGCCTTGTGATGACGTCAGAGACCGCCCTCGAAACCGCGAGAAGGCACCTCGAAAACCTCGGCGCAGAGGTTATGGCGATGTCGGGCAACCTGTCACGTAGACCTGCCCTCAGGAAAGACCTGGAGAAGTTCCGGGGCATAGACGCAGTGGCAGTAGAGCTCAAGGCGGCGGCAGTGGACGTCGTCACGAGATGGGCGCTTGAGAGGGGGATCGAGGTCATCTACCTCGACAACGAGCCGGTGAACCTGGACGGGAAGGATCTGAGGGAGTCAGTACTGAAACTCGGAAGGAAGGTTCTCTCAAGGGGGTCTGCGGGTTGA
- a CDS encoding 2-phosphoglycerate kinase, whose product MIVVTDSERKIRLPFSRGILTRSITLAGIDVGVAYAIATEVQKELGRRKRYAVTTDEIRELTYSKLIEKGLKDAAERYLFWRTLRRRRVRLAVLLGGTTGVGKSTIATELAFRLGIRSIIGTDTIREVLRKVIARELLPDIHVSSFLASEVVSVPKGMNPLVYGFETQVKHVSVGIRAVLERSRREGLNTLIEGIHVVPGFVETTGNEFMYLITVPSEEHLISHFYERARYSARGVERYIENADRIMAIQEYLVERAREFGVPVIENVELESTVSAIMEDMMKKLKGKVEED is encoded by the coding sequence TTGATAGTCGTTACAGACTCTGAAAGGAAGATCAGGCTCCCCTTCTCAAGGGGCATACTCACCAGGTCGATAACCCTGGCTGGTATCGACGTTGGCGTTGCCTACGCTATAGCCACTGAGGTTCAGAAAGAGCTTGGAAGGAGGAAGAGGTACGCCGTCACCACCGACGAGATCAGGGAGCTCACTTACTCGAAGCTTATTGAGAAGGGCCTCAAGGACGCGGCCGAGAGGTACCTGTTCTGGCGAACCCTGAGGCGGAGGCGCGTGAGATTAGCCGTCCTCCTGGGCGGAACCACAGGCGTCGGAAAGTCAACGATAGCCACAGAGCTGGCGTTCAGGCTCGGAATAAGGAGCATCATAGGAACCGATACCATAAGAGAGGTTCTCAGAAAGGTCATAGCAAGGGAACTCCTCCCGGACATCCACGTCTCATCCTTCCTGGCCTCGGAGGTAGTGAGCGTGCCCAAGGGGATGAACCCGCTCGTATACGGCTTCGAGACCCAGGTCAAGCACGTCTCGGTCGGGATAAGAGCCGTCCTGGAAAGGTCGCGCAGGGAGGGGCTGAACACACTCATCGAGGGGATCCACGTCGTTCCAGGCTTCGTAGAGACCACCGGAAACGAGTTCATGTACTTGATAACCGTCCCAAGCGAGGAGCACCTTATCTCCCATTTCTATGAGAGGGCCCGCTATTCAGCGAGGGGCGTGGAGAGGTACATCGAGAACGCCGACAGGATAATGGCGATCCAGGAGTACCTGGTTGAGAGGGCCAGGGAGTTCGGTGTCCCGGTGATAGAGAACGTCGAGCTGGAAAGCACGGTCTCGGCGATAATGGAGGACATGATGAAAAAGCTCAAGGGGAAAGTGGAAGAGGATTAA
- a CDS encoding metallophosphoesterase family protein has product MIRIAHISDTHITSEGAFKGYAFDLIVEEINRGNFDFVIHTGDITNQGLREEYEQAAYQLKKIKKPLVVLPGNHDVRNVGYKLFEKFIGPLNGVYEFKDGVVIWVDSTIPDLSDGRIGGHKFRWLKEKLEEYSGKKFKIVAAHHHLVPLPDTGRERNVLFNAGDVLDLLLRNEVNLYTCGHKHVPNVYRVEDLVIDNAGCTSCKKTRRGDVNSYSIIELRDDGSVKVTIRRVTGDETSKEHRPVRPKIFVPSGKRVMRIVQMSESNVSDRVYFRKKTLENVIRMINERLKPDLVIHNGDIVDAGIERYYERAYGYYREVKVPKIVIPGHNDITYLGYELFQEYFGEPEITELNDVVIIPLLSAQYETPIGVVGRMGQRRLRELLQEYAGKFRIVALHHNVIPIHRSREIGFLEDAGDVLKVLTDEGTELVLTGHGGNAYAVKIERTPIVNSGSVSWELHRNPFGNSFNIVDIYTDMVVVWEVQSTWGSRKLLGIWKRKG; this is encoded by the coding sequence ATGATAAGGATAGCTCACATAAGCGACACCCACATAACCAGCGAGGGGGCCTTCAAGGGCTACGCCTTCGACCTCATTGTGGAGGAGATCAACAGGGGCAACTTCGACTTCGTTATTCACACCGGAGACATAACCAACCAGGGGCTCCGCGAGGAGTACGAGCAGGCCGCCTATCAGCTCAAGAAGATAAAGAAGCCCCTGGTAGTTCTCCCTGGAAACCACGACGTTAGAAACGTCGGCTACAAGCTCTTTGAGAAGTTCATCGGCCCGCTGAACGGCGTCTATGAGTTCAAGGACGGAGTTGTCATATGGGTGGACTCCACGATTCCAGACCTGAGCGACGGCAGGATAGGCGGCCACAAATTCCGCTGGCTCAAGGAAAAACTCGAAGAATATTCCGGCAAGAAGTTCAAGATAGTCGCGGCTCACCACCACCTCGTCCCCCTTCCCGACACCGGAAGGGAACGGAACGTCCTCTTCAACGCCGGCGACGTCCTCGATCTCCTCCTCAGGAACGAGGTGAACCTCTACACCTGTGGCCACAAGCACGTGCCCAACGTCTACCGCGTTGAGGATCTCGTCATAGACAACGCGGGCTGTACCTCCTGCAAGAAGACCCGGAGGGGAGATGTGAACAGCTACAGCATAATAGAGCTCCGTGACGACGGCAGTGTAAAGGTAACCATAAGGCGCGTTACGGGGGACGAGACGAGCAAGGAGCACAGGCCGGTGAGGCCGAAGATATTCGTTCCCTCCGGGAAGAGGGTGATGAGGATAGTCCAGATGAGCGAGAGCAACGTCTCTGACAGGGTCTACTTCAGGAAGAAGACTCTGGAAAACGTCATCAGGATGATAAACGAGAGATTAAAGCCTGACCTGGTGATCCACAACGGTGACATAGTAGATGCGGGCATAGAACGCTACTACGAGAGGGCCTACGGCTACTACAGGGAAGTTAAGGTTCCCAAGATAGTGATCCCGGGCCACAACGACATAACCTACCTGGGCTACGAGCTCTTTCAGGAGTACTTCGGGGAGCCTGAGATAACGGAGCTCAACGACGTCGTCATAATCCCCCTCCTGAGCGCCCAGTACGAGACGCCGATAGGCGTGGTCGGCAGGATGGGACAGAGAAGGCTCAGAGAGCTTCTCCAGGAGTACGCGGGGAAGTTCAGGATAGTGGCCCTGCACCACAACGTCATCCCGATACACAGGAGCAGGGAGATAGGCTTCCTTGAGGATGCTGGCGATGTGCTGAAGGTGCTGACCGACGAGGGGACCGAGCTGGTTCTTACTGGCCACGGTGGCAACGCCTACGCCGTCAAAATCGAGAGGACGCCGATAGTAAACTCGGGTTCCGTCAGCTGGGAGCTCCACAGGAACCCCTTTGGAAACAGCTTCAACATCGTGGACATCTACACTGATATGGTCGTCGTCTGGGAAGTCCAGTCAACCTGGGGGAGCAGGAAGCTCCTGGGAATATGGAAGAGAAAGGGTTAA
- a CDS encoding CBS domain-containing protein yields the protein MEMKAPVKVYMNRKLIGVKPDDTVKRAGEVMVEFDIGSLVVVDEENSVVGFLTKGDLIRRVIVPGLPNTTPVKEVMTKELVTVPAETPLRDVLDIMSKKGIKHILIEERGKITGIFSITDLLEASRRRLETAIAAE from the coding sequence GTGGAGATGAAGGCCCCCGTGAAGGTCTACATGAACCGCAAGCTCATAGGAGTGAAGCCGGATGACACGGTTAAGAGGGCCGGTGAGGTCATGGTGGAGTTCGACATCGGCTCCCTGGTCGTGGTGGACGAGGAAAACTCCGTTGTAGGTTTTCTCACCAAGGGTGACCTCATCAGGCGCGTTATCGTGCCCGGTCTGCCCAACACCACACCGGTTAAGGAGGTAATGACCAAAGAACTCGTCACCGTCCCTGCAGAGACGCCCCTGAGGGACGTCCTCGACATAATGAGCAAGAAGGGCATCAAGCACATCCTCATAGAGGAAAGGGGGAAGATAACCGGCATATTCTCGATAACCGACCTCCTTGAGGCAAGCAGGAGAAGGCTCGAAACGGCCATAGCGGCGGAGTGA
- a CDS encoding class II glutamine amidotransferase codes for MPPLVDAFVMASEKDPYKEARGKGREHRDGWGYVLFKDGNVRHYRSLRPVFEDIDAVESLKSELEGFVVLMAHSRAASQGSKNLFNTQPFGFSTRRGFSYWIYHNGDLDKGKIIEMAEFEEKDLESASDSYAMAAYLCRRLESFEASELLKHYSALAKTAKTSFNTGTLFLGSDGTAAGFVTAYSKPLYIMNPKNWDYVRQNVLREDGLFAVGSSTLELYFKAEWKPVVNGTAFYVDIDFENEAFNVKELVLG; via the coding sequence ATGCCACCCCTCGTGGACGCGTTCGTTATGGCGTCGGAGAAAGACCCGTACAAGGAAGCCAGGGGAAAGGGAAGGGAGCACAGGGACGGCTGGGGCTACGTCCTCTTCAAAGACGGGAACGTTAGACACTACCGGTCGCTCAGACCGGTTTTTGAAGATATTGACGCCGTAGAATCACTCAAGTCAGAGCTGGAAGGCTTCGTCGTCCTCATGGCCCACTCAAGGGCTGCATCTCAAGGTTCCAAAAACCTCTTCAACACCCAGCCCTTCGGGTTCTCAACGAGGAGGGGCTTTTCCTACTGGATATACCACAACGGTGACCTGGACAAGGGGAAAATAATCGAGATGGCGGAGTTCGAGGAAAAAGACCTGGAAAGCGCCTCTGACAGCTACGCGATGGCCGCTTATCTCTGCAGGCGGCTTGAATCCTTTGAGGCCAGTGAGCTGCTGAAGCACTACTCAGCGTTGGCCAAAACGGCAAAGACGAGCTTCAACACCGGTACCCTGTTCCTTGGGTCTGATGGAACCGCCGCCGGATTCGTGACGGCCTATTCAAAGCCGCTCTACATAATGAACCCAAAGAACTGGGACTACGTGAGGCAGAACGTCCTCAGGGAAGATGGGCTCTTCGCGGTGGGCTCCTCGACTCTTGAGCTGTATTTCAAAGCCGAATGGAAGCCGGTTGTGAACGGTACGGCCTTCTACGTTGACATTGACTTTGAGAACGAGGCCTTTAATGTGAAGGAGCTGGTTCTGGGTTGA
- a CDS encoding type I restriction enzyme HsdR N-terminal domain-containing protein, protein MEGLRKAVVRVRRKIASHRKLYEKNEEAVKQHLIGEIFQALGWDWNNPEEVRPEERTEDGRADYALILNGSVFAYVEAKNLSVNILKRDEPLRQLARYCFNSGVKYGILTNGAVWIAIKAFEEGSSLHDRILISANIEKEPLEKVVLKLSFLSKSRIVEMERLSSLLRALELSFSGLRREGYSDDMLLSYLTSREGSSTIPVEELSGNETPRAAYVYEGGWKLLPLPEQSIKGVLLSVLLYLEKRSQGRKAEEIRKAYEHIRRIQLEPKTALEVLKKLGEEEKLRISVEV, encoded by the coding sequence ATGGAGGGGCTTAGGAAGGCGGTAGTAAGGGTCAGGAGAAAGATAGCGTCCCACAGGAAACTCTACGAGAAGAACGAGGAGGCTGTAAAGCAGCACCTGATCGGGGAGATCTTCCAGGCCCTCGGCTGGGACTGGAACAACCCCGAGGAGGTCAGGCCTGAGGAGAGAACCGAGGACGGCAGGGCAGACTACGCGCTCATCCTCAACGGCTCGGTTTTTGCCTACGTCGAGGCCAAGAACCTTAGTGTCAATATCCTCAAGCGCGACGAACCCCTCCGCCAGCTTGCCCGCTACTGCTTCAACTCAGGCGTTAAGTACGGCATCCTCACCAACGGAGCGGTGTGGATCGCAATCAAAGCGTTTGAGGAAGGCTCATCCCTCCACGACCGCATCCTGATCTCCGCCAACATCGAGAAGGAGCCCCTTGAGAAGGTCGTTCTGAAGCTCTCCTTCCTGTCAAAGTCGAGGATAGTAGAGATGGAGAGGCTTTCCTCCCTCCTGCGAGCCCTTGAGCTGAGCTTCTCCGGTCTCAGAAGGGAGGGTTATTCAGATGATATGCTCTTATCATACCTGACGTCGAGGGAGGGCTCGAGCACGATTCCCGTCGAGGAGCTGAGCGGGAACGAAACCCCCAGGGCGGCCTACGTCTACGAGGGCGGCTGGAAGCTCCTGCCCCTGCCTGAGCAGAGCATCAAGGGGGTTCTGCTTTCCGTCCTGCTCTACCTTGAAAAGCGCTCCCAGGGCCGCAAGGCCGAGGAAATCCGGAAGGCCTACGAGCACATCAGAAGAATCCAGCTGGAGCCCAAGACGGCCCTTGAAGTGCTCAAAAAGCTGGGAGAAGAGGAGAAGCTGAGGATTTCGGTCGAGGTCTAA
- a CDS encoding AIR synthase family protein produces MLPPGKIPPEKLKELVFSRLGAPGERVLIGADLGIDAAAIDFGDKVLVASTDPITGAEENIGFYAVHVNANDVATFGARPKWFLVSILLPEGSDERTLEQIMEDLHASASKLGIAIVGGHTEVTPGLKRPIVVGTMLGEVEKGKLVTSNGAKPGDAIILTKWAGLEGTSIIASERSEELEREFGKDFVERAKSFIDMISVVEDALTASEVGVHAMHDPTEGGIANGLHEMADAAGLGFAVYADKIPIRDETRRICEFYGLTPLALISSGALMISAPGEKAGKVVAALMEKGINASVVGEFVKDPERRVLIENGEERPLERPESDELWKVL; encoded by the coding sequence ATGCTTCCCCCAGGCAAAATACCCCCTGAGAAGCTTAAAGAGCTCGTTTTCAGCCGCCTCGGTGCCCCTGGTGAGAGGGTTCTGATCGGGGCAGACCTCGGGATCGACGCCGCGGCCATAGACTTCGGCGATAAGGTTCTGGTAGCATCAACCGACCCGATAACTGGCGCTGAGGAGAACATCGGCTTCTACGCCGTTCATGTGAACGCCAACGACGTGGCGACCTTTGGAGCGAGACCAAAGTGGTTCCTCGTGAGTATACTCCTTCCCGAGGGCTCGGACGAGAGAACGCTTGAGCAAATAATGGAGGATCTTCACGCCAGCGCTTCAAAGCTTGGAATAGCGATCGTTGGGGGCCACACTGAAGTTACTCCCGGACTAAAGAGGCCCATAGTGGTCGGAACGATGCTCGGGGAAGTTGAGAAGGGCAAGCTTGTCACCTCCAACGGGGCAAAGCCCGGGGATGCCATAATCCTCACCAAGTGGGCCGGTCTGGAGGGGACCTCGATAATAGCGAGCGAACGGAGCGAGGAGCTTGAGAGGGAGTTCGGGAAGGATTTCGTGGAGAGGGCGAAGTCGTTTATTGACATGATAAGTGTCGTCGAGGATGCACTAACCGCCAGCGAGGTTGGGGTTCACGCCATGCACGACCCCACGGAGGGGGGGATAGCAAACGGCCTCCATGAGATGGCGGACGCGGCAGGGCTGGGCTTCGCCGTTTACGCGGATAAAATTCCGATCAGGGACGAAACCAGGAGAATATGTGAGTTCTACGGCCTCACCCCTCTGGCGCTGATAAGCTCCGGGGCGCTTATGATATCCGCACCGGGGGAAAAGGCCGGGAAGGTCGTGGCGGCCCTCATGGAGAAGGGCATAAACGCCTCCGTCGTAGGGGAGTTCGTTAAAGACCCCGAAAGACGCGTTCTCATCGAGAACGGAGAGGAAAGACCTCTGGAGAGGCCCGAGAGCGACGAGCTGTGGAAGGTGCTCTGA
- a CDS encoding cell wall-binding repeat-containing protein, whose protein sequence is MMWKKGVALLFGLMLITAGLAFGKAAAAESSVTVILVSDNEADSALAEYLANITGAFVVTTTWGIYDPNVTAEIMNYAPDQVIIIGGPDAVVDQYVGDLENLNITVERWWDANRYETNVAVIGNATVKLKLKFENSVIVVPGNDTGAIKEALRRAVKVHGIILLANNTTDPVRVMAKFQIRPKNMTIIRSHVTKGVAERVREKVANQTNITEVEVNITPEMALQAINISEQRIATAEEMLANVTLPPQIERVSEKMLELARKELNISKEAYGEGNYGKAYGQAIAAKAHAEFVIRMASKEWQNKIRFDPAKRAELFVHRVETQLRIMEKAGVNVTEIRELVDQLKTAIENKDYDTIDALMERIQRKLLETYTRGKDKFRDHIMLPKRGKHGEP, encoded by the coding sequence ATGATGTGGAAAAAGGGCGTGGCATTGCTCTTTGGTTTGATGTTAATAACTGCCGGTCTGGCCTTCGGGAAGGCCGCGGCAGCCGAAAGCAGCGTGACGGTGATACTCGTCAGCGACAACGAGGCTGACAGTGCACTCGCCGAGTACCTCGCCAACATAACCGGCGCGTTCGTTGTCACTACCACCTGGGGCATCTACGACCCGAACGTTACAGCGGAGATAATGAACTACGCCCCAGACCAGGTGATCATAATAGGTGGCCCCGACGCAGTGGTTGACCAGTACGTCGGCGACCTTGAGAACCTCAACATAACCGTCGAGCGCTGGTGGGATGCCAACAGGTACGAGACCAACGTGGCAGTGATAGGCAACGCCACCGTGAAGCTCAAGCTCAAGTTCGAGAACAGCGTCATAGTCGTCCCGGGCAACGACACCGGCGCCATAAAGGAGGCCCTCAGGAGGGCCGTTAAGGTTCACGGGATAATACTCCTCGCCAACAACACCACGGACCCGGTAAGGGTCATGGCCAAGTTCCAGATAAGGCCCAAGAACATGACCATAATAAGGAGCCACGTCACGAAGGGCGTTGCGGAGAGGGTCAGGGAGAAGGTCGCCAACCAGACGAATATCACGGAGGTTGAGGTCAACATCACTCCAGAAATGGCACTGCAGGCGATAAACATCAGCGAGCAGCGCATAGCGACGGCCGAGGAGATGCTCGCGAACGTCACGCTTCCGCCGCAGATCGAGAGGGTCTCCGAGAAGATGCTCGAGCTCGCAAGGAAGGAGCTCAACATCTCCAAGGAGGCCTACGGCGAGGGCAACTATGGGAAAGCCTACGGACAGGCAATAGCGGCCAAAGCCCACGCGGAGTTCGTCATAAGGATGGCCTCCAAGGAGTGGCAGAACAAGATACGCTTTGATCCGGCGAAGAGGGCTGAGCTCTTCGTACACCGCGTAGAGACACAGCTCAGGATCATGGAGAAGGCGGGAGTGAACGTCACGGAGATAAGGGAGCTTGTGGACCAGCTCAAGACTGCCATAGAGAACAAGGACTACGACACCATCGACGCGCTCATGGAGCGGATACAGCGCAAGCTGCTCGAGACCTACACCCGCGGCAAGGATAAGTTCAGGGATCACATCATGCTCCCAAAACGCGGGAAGCATGGGGAGCCGTGA